The following are encoded in a window of Platichthys flesus chromosome 19, fPlaFle2.1, whole genome shotgun sequence genomic DNA:
- the ggcx gene encoding vitamin K-dependent gamma-carboxylase isoform X1 yields the protein METREAAAGEAGVCEQIQCALVSSDGEEQAAKNEAAPQKDPKPPTKSKMEQIFGFKKEDLSSWQSLVTLLSRPTDPASLGIFRCLFGLLMLIDITQERGLSHLDYKYLDGAPVCRFPLFNFLQPLPLDLMYLVYVVMFLGALGIMLGCLYRLSCLMFISTYWYVFFLDKTTWNNHSYLYGLIGFQLTLMDANRYWSLDGLLRPSIRNRHVPLWNYTLLRTQIFFVYFIAGIKKLDADWVEGYSMSYLAHHWLFDPFKVILPVELVSLLVVHGGGLFLDLTAGYLLFFDATRPYAIIFVSYFHCMNSQLFSIGMFPFTMLATSPLFCYADWPRRFFSHFPAFLRGVLPLTSPDPQPSASCVYHEIQSTSAERQETPPVAKSSKLRFKHKLGAIFTIIYIIEQLFLPYSHFITKGYNNWTNGLYGYSWDMMVHSRSHQHVKITYRDAKTGDVGYLNPGVFTQSRRWKDHGDMLKQYATCLKHNLPRYNISDPEIYFDIWVSINERFQQRIFDPRVDIVKADWSPFQPNPWLMPLLVDLSPWRTKFQEIEGSLDNQTEIVFIADFPGLHLENFVSEDLGNTSIHVLQGTVNVEMVEEKRNVTLQPGEQTKVPAGAYHKVHTVSEDPSCYMYVYVNTTEAALQENFTKLFELQERIRNGTETEPIPPELQPLIAADDLDMAEVNATDPIVRLFLKRQRRMKEVKKRREAGMLERLERFAVKKYYTIRRGFLMTAIAMRNLAVGLPPLEQLTREVAYANMKEPQADSNQDERLKDEVGHGEL from the exons ATGGAGACGAGAGAAGCAGCCGCAGGTGAGGCTGGAGTCTGTGAACAGATccagt GTGCTCTTGTGAGCAGTGATGGGGAGGAACAGGCTGCAAAGAATGAGGCAGCTCCTCAAAAAGACCCCAAACCACCCACCAAAAGCAAGATGGAGCAGATCTTTGGGTTCAAGAAGGAGGACCTGAGCTCCTGGCAGAGCCTGGTGACCCTGCTGAGCCGACCCACTGACCCAGCATCCCTCGGCATCTTCCGCTGCTTGTTTG GTTTGCTGATGCTCATCGACATCACTCAGGAACGTGGCCTCAGTCACCTGGACTATAAATACCTGGACGGGGCCCCTGTGTGCCGCTTCCCCCTCTTCAACTTTCTACAACCCCTCCCACTGGACTTGATGTACCTGGTGTACGTGGTGATGTTCCTCG GCGCCCTGGGCATCATGCTCGGCTGTCTCTACCGTCTCTCCTGCCTGATGTTCATCTCAACCTACTGGTACGTCTTCTTCCTGGACAAAACCACCTGGAACAATCACTCGTACCTCTACGGCCTCATCGGGTTTCAGCTCACGCTCATGGACGCCAACAGATACTG gTCGCTCGATGGATTGCTGAGACCTTCTATAAGAAACAGACACGTGCCTCTGTGGAATTACACTTTGTTGAGGACACAG aTATTCTTTGTTTACTTCATCGCTGGAATCAAGAAATTGGATGCTGATTGGGTGGAGGGATACTCCATGTCCTACCTGGCACATCACTGGCTTTTTGATCCGTTCAA AGTGATTCTTCCTGTGGAGTTAGTGAGTCTGCTGGTGGTGCACGGAGGCGGCCTCTTTCTGGATCTGACTGCCGGCTACCTGTTGTTCTTTGACGCCACAAGACCTTATGCCATTATCTTTGTCTCCTACTTCCACTGTATGAACTCTCAGCTCTTCAGCATCG GGATGTTTCCCTTCACCATGCTGGCCACCAGTCCTCTCTTCTGCTATGCCGACTGGCCCAGAAGATTCTTCTCCCACTTCCCGGCGTTCCTCAGGGGGGTGTTGCCGCTCACCTCGCCGGACCCTCAGCCCAGCGCCTCCTGTGTTTACCATGAGATCCAGAGCACCAGTGCTGAACGCCAGGAGACCCCACCTGTTGCCAAATCTTCCAAACTGAGATTCAAGCACAAGCTGGGAGCCATTTTTACAATCATCTACATCATTGAACAGTTGTTCCTGCCTTACTCCCACTTCATCACAAAG GGTTACAACAACTGGACCAATGGCTTGTACGGCTACTCGTGGGACATGATGGTTCACTCCCGCAGTCACCAGCACGTTAAGATCACATACAGAGATGCAAAGACTGGAGATGTTGGATATCTGAACCCAGGG GTTTTCACACAAAGCCGGCGGTGGAAAGACCATGGAGACATGCTGAAGCAGTACGCCACCTGCCTCAAGCACAATCTGCCTCGCTACAATATCTCTGATCCAGAAATCTACTTTGACATCTGGGTGTCCATCAACGAACGCTTCCAGCAAAG GATCTTTGATCCCCGTGTGGACATTGTGAAGGCTGATTGGTCTCCTTTCCAGCCAAACCCGTGGCTGATGCCTCTGCTGGTGGATCTGTCTCCCTGGAGGACCAAGTTCCAGGAGATCGAGGGCAGTCTGGACAATCAGACTGAGATCGTCTTCATAGCCGATTTCCCAG GTCTCCACTTGGAAAACTTTGTGAGTGAAGATCTGGGAAACACCAGCATCCACGTGTTGCAGGGCACGGTGAACGTTGAGatggtggaggagaaaaggaacGTCACTCTGCAGCCTGGCGAGCAGACAAAG GTTCCTGCTGGAGCGTATCATAAGGTGCACACAGTGTCTGAAGACCCTTCCTGCTACATGTACGTCTACGTCAACACTACAGAGGCGGcgctgcaggaaaacttcaccAAGCTGTTTGAGCTGCAGGAGCGTATCCGCAACGGGACAG AAACCGAGCCGATTCCTCCCGAGCTGCAGCCTCTTATCGCTGCAGACGACCTCGATATGGCGGAGGTCAACGCCACCGACCCGATCGTGCGGCTGTTCCTGAAAAGGCAGCGTCGcatgaaggaggtgaagaagcgCAGGGAAGCCGGCATGCTGGAGCGGCTGGAACGttttgctgtgaaaaagtaCTACACCATACGAAGGGG ATTCTTGATGACGGCCATTGCTATGAGGAACCTGGCGGTGGGCCTGCCTCCTCTGGAACAGCTGACGAGGGAAGTGGCTTACGCCAACATGAAAGAACCTCAGGCCGACTCCAACCAGGACGAACGACTCAAGGACGAAGTTGGTCACGGAGAACTTTAA
- the fam136a gene encoding protein FAM136A, whose amino-acid sequence MAEGHQTRVQNVVEEMVQSLERDNIRKMQGRMFLCSADCCDRPTDSMSQVHQCIDKCHTPLARAQGLVTSELEKFQDRLTRCTMHCNDKAKDLFDSGAKDTAVRSLMDRCVGSCVDDHLSLIPSMTRRIKENLDSLEQ is encoded by the exons ATGGCGGAGGGGCATCAGACACGCGTGCAGAATGTGGTGGAGGAGATGGTGCAAAGCCTGGAGAGAGACAACATCCGGAAAATGCAG GGTCGCATGTTCCTGTGCAGCGCAGACTGCTGTGACCGCCCCACCGACTCCATGTCCCAGGTGCATCAGTGCATCGACAAGTGTCACACGCCGCTGGCCAGAGCTCAGGGTCTGGTCACCTCAGAGCTGGAGAAGTTCCAG gaTCGACTGACCAGATGCACGATGCACTGTAACGATAAGGCCAAAGATCTGTTCGACTCCGGCGCCAAGGACACGGCGGTTCGATCCCTGATGGACCGCTGCGTGGGCAGTTGTGTGGACGACCATCTTAGCCTGATCCCCAGCATGACCCGAAGAATCAAAGAGAATCTGGACTCTTTAGAGCAGTGA
- the snx24 gene encoding sorting nexin-24, translated as MHPVNVSIPSFRSENNSIERGYTVFRIDVLMNGRQHSVEKRYSEFHALHKLLKKSIKPPEIPSKHVRNWVPKVVEQRRHGLELYLQTIIMENEVIPKIFLDFLNIRHYPSVPKTESCGSFDTESEESSKLSHQPVMLFLRDPYLLPSAHDAFANVVIEGVIHGVFYPDLQPR; from the exons ATGCATCCGGTCAACGTATCGATCCCGTCGTTTCGATCAGAAAACAACTCGATCGAGAGAGGATACACG GTCTTTAGAATTGACGTGCTGATGAACGGCAGACAACACTCTGTGGAGAAACGCTACAGCGAATTCCACGCTTTGCATAAACTG CTGAAGAAGAGCATCAAACCCCCTGAGATTCCTTCGAAACACGTTAGAAACTGGGTTCCCAAAgtggtggagcagaggagacatggTCTGGAGCTCTACCTGCAG aCTATAATCATGGAAAATGAGGTTATTCCAAAGATATTCCTGGATTTCCTGAATATCCGCCACTATCCCTCAGTGCCAAAAACAGAGAGCTGTGG GTCATTCGATACCGAATCAGAGGAATCAAG TAAACTGTCCCATCAGCCGGTCATGTTGTTTCTGAGAGACCCCTACCTGCTACCATCTGCACACG ATGCATTTGCGAACGTTGTGATCGAAGGTGTGATCCATGGAGTCTTCTACCCAGATCTCCAGCCGAGGTAG
- the loxa gene encoding protein-lysine 6-oxidase, with protein sequence MGLRILGAPFYAYVCVYLFVFILQATQSQRNPGTQVRNNQRPARRNTLQWSHNGQVFSILSQGSEYQPPRRRGAPQEQVQERTVTIIRDGDVRHPDTPSQQAAQQQQEQQPPPQPASIQQSLVTALVRGREHRQHHHDRTGERTGTQGSNRANETQEKVTVSPPLPRREDMMAGDDPYDPYKSTDSDNPYYNHYDVYERPRPRSRPGYGTSYNQYGLPDLVPDPYYIQASAYVQRVPMYNLRCAAEENCLSSSAYRGDVRDYDTRMLLRFPQRVKNQGTADFLPSRPRYSWEWHSCHQHFHSMDEFSHYELLDASTHHSVAEGHKASFCLEDTSCDYGYYRRYACTAHTQGLSPGCYDTYNADIDCQWIDITDAKPGNYILKVSVNPSYHVPESDYSNNIVRCDVRYTGNYAYVSGCQMSGY encoded by the exons ATGGGATTACGCATACTTGGCGCGCCATTTTACGCATATGTGTGCgtctatttatttgtgttcatcCTGCAAGCTACCCAGTCTCAGAGAAATCCCGGGACGCAAGTAAGAAATAACCAAAGACCGGCTCGGCGGAACACGCTGCAGTGGTCCCACAACGGGCAGGTTTTTAGCATTTTGAGCCAGGGCTCGGAGTATCAGCCACCGAGGCGGAGGGGCGCACCTCAGGAGCAAGTGCAGGAGAGAACTGTCACCATCATCCGTGATGGGGACGTGAGACATCCGGACACCCCGAGCCAGCAGgcggctcagcagcagcaggagcagcagcctcCCCCCCAGCCAGCGTCCATCCAGCAGAGCCTTGTGACTGCGCTGGTGAGAGGGCGAGAGCACCGCCAGCATCATCATGACCGGACCGGTGAGCGCACGGGGACGCAGGGGAGCAACAGGGCGAACGAGACCCAGGAGAAGGTCACTGTGAGTCCACCTCTGCCCAGGAGAGAAGACATGATGGCCGGTGACGATCCCTACGACCCATACAAGTCCACTGATAGTGATAATCCATATTATAATCATTATGACGTGTACGAGAGACCGAGGCCCAGATCGAGACCTGGATATGGCACAAGTTACAATCAGTACG gTCTCCCTGATCTCGTACCTGACCCGTACTATATCCAAGCCTCTGCCTATGTCCAGAGAGTCCCCATGTATAACCTGAGatgtgctgctgaggagaactGCTTGTCAAG CTCGGCCTACAGAGGCGATGTCAGAGACTACGACACCCGTATGCTGCTGAGGTTCCCTCAGAGAGTCAAGAACCAGGGCACGGCCGACTTCCTCCCCAGCAGGCCTCGCTACTCCTGGGAGTGGCACAGTTGTCACCA GCACTTCCACAGCATGGACGAGTTCAGCCACTACGAGCTGCTGGACGCCAGCACTCATCACTCGGTGGCTGAGGGCCACAAGGCCAGCTTCTGCTTGGAGGACACGTCCTGCGACTACGGATACTACAGGCGATATGCCTGCACTGCACATACCCAG GGCCTGAGCCCAGGATGTTATGACACCTACAACGCAGACATCGACTGCCAGTGGATCGACATCACAGATGCGAAACCTGGGAACTACATCCTCAAG GTCAGTGTAAATCCCTCCTATCACGTCCCAGAATCAGACTACAGCAACAACATTGTGCGCTGTGATGTCCGCTACACTGGCAACTACGCCTACGTGTCCGGTTGTCAGATGTCAGG GTATTAA
- the gmcl1 gene encoding germ cell-less protein-like 1 — protein sequence MGSLGSRFQSPSRGPEEAVEGSSTSRKRSCECKKRKRNAPCDCDSEQEEDDAILDTPRRKKLKCTSRYIYQTLFLNGENSDIRICALGQEWNLHKVYLCQSGYFSSMFSGSWKESNMMEIGLEIPDQNIDTEALQVVFGSLYRDDVLIKPSRVVSILAAACMLQLDGLIQQCGETMKENISAKTVCGYYACASIYGLDSVMKKCLEWLLNNLMTHQNVELMKELGAEVMDQLIQSSDLFVMQVEMDVYTALKKWMFLQLNPSWDGPIKQLLADADAWLCKRRTDLCEREPFLNTDDGAPFCSVFKYVRLQYIINDLASARILERDNILPPDWLTSVYKNQWFAMLRTEFDNDNGPQEANREEFELSSMRCGRKLTKDGDYCWRWTGFNFGFDLLVTYTNRFIVFKRNTLSQPCGGAVSLQLRRHLAYRLRLASFDSRGKLVCSRSTGYQLLTLEKDQEYVVMNLDSRLLSFPLYVCCNFLYTSPYLDNRLESSEQDSTARCVS from the exons ATGGGAAGTCTGGGCAGCAGGTTCCAGTCGCCCTCTCGGGGACCAGAGGAGGCTGTAGAGGGCTCAAGCACCAGCCGCAAGCGCAGCTGTGAGTgcaagaagaggaaaagaaatgcCCCGTGTGACTGTGACAGTGAACAAGAGGAGGATGATGCCATACTGGATACACCTCGCAG AAAGAAACTTAAATGCACATCGAGGTACATTTATCAAACCCTGTTCCTGAACGGGGAAAACAGCGACATCCGCATCTGTGCTCTGGGGCAGGAGTGGAACTTGCACAAAGTCTACCTGTGTCAG tCTGGATATTTTTCCAGTATGTTCAGCGGCTCTTGGAAGGAGTCAAACATGATGGAAATCGGCTTGGAGATCCCGGACCAGAACATCGACACAGAAG CTCTACAGGTCGTGTTTGGATCCCTGTACAGGGACGATGTTCTGATCAAGCCCAGCAGAGTCGTCAGTATTCTTGCTGCTGCTTGCATGCTACAACTG GACGGTCTGATCCAGCAGTGTGGAGAGACCATGAAGGAAAACATCAGTGCAAAGACTGTGTGTGGCTACTATGCTTGTGCCAGTATCTACGGCTTGGATTCCGTCATGAAAAA GTGTCTTGAGTGGCTTCTGAACAACCTGATGACCCACCAAAATGTGGAGCTGATGAAAGAACTTGG AGCTGAGGTGATGGATCAGCTCATTCAGTCCTCAGATCTGTTTGTAATGCAGGTGGAAATGGATGTTTACACTGCTCTGAAAAAG tGGATGTTTCTGCAACTCAATCCATCGTGGGACGGTCCCATCAAGCAGCTTCTGGCTGATGCTGATGCCTGGTTATGCAAGCGCAGGACTG acctgtgtgagagagagcccTTCTTGAACACAGACGACGGTGCACCTTTTTGTTCGGTGTTCAAATACGTTCGTCTCCAGTACATCATCAACGATCTGGCATCTGCACGAATCCTGGAGAGAGATAATATCTTGCCTCCTG ATTGGCTAACATCGGTTTACAAAAACCAGTGGTTTGCAATGCTCCGGACAGAGTTCGACAACGACAACGG TCCCCAGGAAGCCAATAGAGAGGAGTTTGAGCTGAGCAGTATGAGGTGTGGAAGGAAGCTGACCAAAGATGGAGAT TACTGCTGGCGGTGGACAGGTTTTAACTTTGGCTTTGACTTGTTGGTGACCTACACGAACCGCTTCATAGTCTTCAAAAGAAATACCCTGAGTCAGCCATGTGGGGGGGCTGTGAGCCTGCAACTTCGGAGGCATTTGGCATACAG GTTGCGTCTCGCCTCCTTTGACAGCCGAGGAAAGCTGGTCTGCAGTCGCTCGACGGGTTACCAGCTCCTCACCCTGGAGAAAGACCAG GAATATGTGGTGATGAACCTGGACAGCCGCTTGTTATCATTCCCCCTCTATGTATGCTGCAACTTCCTGTATACGTCGCCATACCTGGACAACCGTCTAGAGTCCTCAGAGCAAGACAGCACTGCTCGCTGTGTGTCGTGA
- the ggcx gene encoding vitamin K-dependent gamma-carboxylase isoform X2, with the protein METREAAAGALVSSDGEEQAAKNEAAPQKDPKPPTKSKMEQIFGFKKEDLSSWQSLVTLLSRPTDPASLGIFRCLFGLLMLIDITQERGLSHLDYKYLDGAPVCRFPLFNFLQPLPLDLMYLVYVVMFLGALGIMLGCLYRLSCLMFISTYWYVFFLDKTTWNNHSYLYGLIGFQLTLMDANRYWSLDGLLRPSIRNRHVPLWNYTLLRTQIFFVYFIAGIKKLDADWVEGYSMSYLAHHWLFDPFKVILPVELVSLLVVHGGGLFLDLTAGYLLFFDATRPYAIIFVSYFHCMNSQLFSIGMFPFTMLATSPLFCYADWPRRFFSHFPAFLRGVLPLTSPDPQPSASCVYHEIQSTSAERQETPPVAKSSKLRFKHKLGAIFTIIYIIEQLFLPYSHFITKGYNNWTNGLYGYSWDMMVHSRSHQHVKITYRDAKTGDVGYLNPGVFTQSRRWKDHGDMLKQYATCLKHNLPRYNISDPEIYFDIWVSINERFQQRIFDPRVDIVKADWSPFQPNPWLMPLLVDLSPWRTKFQEIEGSLDNQTEIVFIADFPGLHLENFVSEDLGNTSIHVLQGTVNVEMVEEKRNVTLQPGEQTKVPAGAYHKVHTVSEDPSCYMYVYVNTTEAALQENFTKLFELQERIRNGTETEPIPPELQPLIAADDLDMAEVNATDPIVRLFLKRQRRMKEVKKRREAGMLERLERFAVKKYYTIRRGFLMTAIAMRNLAVGLPPLEQLTREVAYANMKEPQADSNQDERLKDEVGHGEL; encoded by the exons ATGGAGACGAGAGAAGCAGCCGCAG GTGCTCTTGTGAGCAGTGATGGGGAGGAACAGGCTGCAAAGAATGAGGCAGCTCCTCAAAAAGACCCCAAACCACCCACCAAAAGCAAGATGGAGCAGATCTTTGGGTTCAAGAAGGAGGACCTGAGCTCCTGGCAGAGCCTGGTGACCCTGCTGAGCCGACCCACTGACCCAGCATCCCTCGGCATCTTCCGCTGCTTGTTTG GTTTGCTGATGCTCATCGACATCACTCAGGAACGTGGCCTCAGTCACCTGGACTATAAATACCTGGACGGGGCCCCTGTGTGCCGCTTCCCCCTCTTCAACTTTCTACAACCCCTCCCACTGGACTTGATGTACCTGGTGTACGTGGTGATGTTCCTCG GCGCCCTGGGCATCATGCTCGGCTGTCTCTACCGTCTCTCCTGCCTGATGTTCATCTCAACCTACTGGTACGTCTTCTTCCTGGACAAAACCACCTGGAACAATCACTCGTACCTCTACGGCCTCATCGGGTTTCAGCTCACGCTCATGGACGCCAACAGATACTG gTCGCTCGATGGATTGCTGAGACCTTCTATAAGAAACAGACACGTGCCTCTGTGGAATTACACTTTGTTGAGGACACAG aTATTCTTTGTTTACTTCATCGCTGGAATCAAGAAATTGGATGCTGATTGGGTGGAGGGATACTCCATGTCCTACCTGGCACATCACTGGCTTTTTGATCCGTTCAA AGTGATTCTTCCTGTGGAGTTAGTGAGTCTGCTGGTGGTGCACGGAGGCGGCCTCTTTCTGGATCTGACTGCCGGCTACCTGTTGTTCTTTGACGCCACAAGACCTTATGCCATTATCTTTGTCTCCTACTTCCACTGTATGAACTCTCAGCTCTTCAGCATCG GGATGTTTCCCTTCACCATGCTGGCCACCAGTCCTCTCTTCTGCTATGCCGACTGGCCCAGAAGATTCTTCTCCCACTTCCCGGCGTTCCTCAGGGGGGTGTTGCCGCTCACCTCGCCGGACCCTCAGCCCAGCGCCTCCTGTGTTTACCATGAGATCCAGAGCACCAGTGCTGAACGCCAGGAGACCCCACCTGTTGCCAAATCTTCCAAACTGAGATTCAAGCACAAGCTGGGAGCCATTTTTACAATCATCTACATCATTGAACAGTTGTTCCTGCCTTACTCCCACTTCATCACAAAG GGTTACAACAACTGGACCAATGGCTTGTACGGCTACTCGTGGGACATGATGGTTCACTCCCGCAGTCACCAGCACGTTAAGATCACATACAGAGATGCAAAGACTGGAGATGTTGGATATCTGAACCCAGGG GTTTTCACACAAAGCCGGCGGTGGAAAGACCATGGAGACATGCTGAAGCAGTACGCCACCTGCCTCAAGCACAATCTGCCTCGCTACAATATCTCTGATCCAGAAATCTACTTTGACATCTGGGTGTCCATCAACGAACGCTTCCAGCAAAG GATCTTTGATCCCCGTGTGGACATTGTGAAGGCTGATTGGTCTCCTTTCCAGCCAAACCCGTGGCTGATGCCTCTGCTGGTGGATCTGTCTCCCTGGAGGACCAAGTTCCAGGAGATCGAGGGCAGTCTGGACAATCAGACTGAGATCGTCTTCATAGCCGATTTCCCAG GTCTCCACTTGGAAAACTTTGTGAGTGAAGATCTGGGAAACACCAGCATCCACGTGTTGCAGGGCACGGTGAACGTTGAGatggtggaggagaaaaggaacGTCACTCTGCAGCCTGGCGAGCAGACAAAG GTTCCTGCTGGAGCGTATCATAAGGTGCACACAGTGTCTGAAGACCCTTCCTGCTACATGTACGTCTACGTCAACACTACAGAGGCGGcgctgcaggaaaacttcaccAAGCTGTTTGAGCTGCAGGAGCGTATCCGCAACGGGACAG AAACCGAGCCGATTCCTCCCGAGCTGCAGCCTCTTATCGCTGCAGACGACCTCGATATGGCGGAGGTCAACGCCACCGACCCGATCGTGCGGCTGTTCCTGAAAAGGCAGCGTCGcatgaaggaggtgaagaagcgCAGGGAAGCCGGCATGCTGGAGCGGCTGGAACGttttgctgtgaaaaagtaCTACACCATACGAAGGGG ATTCTTGATGACGGCCATTGCTATGAGGAACCTGGCGGTGGGCCTGCCTCCTCTGGAACAGCTGACGAGGGAAGTGGCTTACGCCAACATGAAAGAACCTCAGGCCGACTCCAACCAGGACGAACGACTCAAGGACGAAGTTGGTCACGGAGAACTTTAA
- the pcyox1 gene encoding prenylcysteine oxidase 1 translates to MFTMSPHTLTLTALCFLWLCPSCGRSSASAPDLQEQPKKIAVVGAGIGGTAAAFYLRQEFGAAVKIDVFESGDVGGPLSTVRIWDHEYETGGLMIHPLNLHMKHFVEKLGIPPRKEVSSKMAIFDGKELTFEESDWFIINFLRMLWRYGFNMLRMQMWVESILDKFMRIYQYQQYGYSFSSVEKLLHAMGGDSFLTLMNQTLEETMRSEGFSQIFLNDVVAPMTRVNYGQSVRIHGFAGASSLAGADSGQWAVEGGNKKVCSGLLYNSKSVLIPARVTSISVKVRPSKSGPTNSYYEVSYVGESGSAHSLYDIVVIATPLHQGKSDITFSGFSPPIPSHYPGRYHQTVSTLVHGLLNMSYLGTTGPPSGFTVSDVLTTDSKGSLIHRLTSLDPVHIPAGYKRPPASQAKVWRVSSLQPLSQEHLQNMFLSWDSVSETRMAYPAYRPAHRRTPPFILHNRLYYLSAVEWAASTMEMSAISGRNAALLAHHRWHSQVDKIDQEDLHTRLRGEL, encoded by the exons ATGTTTACTATGAGTCCTCACACCTTGACACTGACAGCTCTGTGCTTCCTGTGGCTCTGTCCCAGCTGTGGCCGGAGTTCAGCTTCAGCCCCAGATCTGCAGGAGCAGCCCAAAAAGATAG CTGTGGTCGGAGCGGGCATCGGTGGCACTGCAGCAGCGTTTTACCTGAGGCAGGAGTTCGGAGCCGCGGTGAAGATCGATGTGTTTGAATCCGGGGATGTCGGTGGCCCGCTGTCGACAGTGAGGATCTGGGATCACGAGTACGAGACGGGAGGTTTAATGATCCATCCTTTAAACCTACACATGAAGCACTTTGTTGAAAAATTAG GTATCCCTCCAAGGAAAGAGGTCTCGTCTAAAATGGCGATCTTTGACGGGAAGGAGCTGACGTTTGAAGAGAGCGACTGGTTCATAATTAATTTCCTCCGCATGCTCTGGCGATACGGCTTCAACATGCTTCGGATGCAGATGTGGGTGGAGAGTATATTGGACAAATTTATGAG GATCTACCAGTACCAGCAGTATGGCTACTCATTCTCCAGCGTGGAGAAACTCCTGCACGCCATGGGCGGCGACAGTTTTCTCACCCTGATGAATCAGACGCTGGAGGAAACCATGAGGAGTGAAGGATTCTCACAGATCTTCCTCAATGATGTCGTTGCACCCATGACTCGTGTCAACTATGGTCAAAGTGTCCGCATCCACGGGTTTGCGG GGGCCTCGTCGTTAGCAGGAGCAGATTCGGGTCAGTGGGCCGTGGAAGGAGGCAACAAGAAAGTTTGCTCAGGACTGTTGTACAACAGTAAAAGTGTTCTCATCCCGGCCAGAGTGACGTCCATCTCAGTCAAAGTTCGACCTTCCAAGTCAG GCCCCACAAACAGTTACTATGAGGTCAGTTATGTCGGGGAGTCAGGCTCCGCCCACTCTCTGTATGACATCGTGGTGATAGCAACGCCGCTTCACCAGGGAAAGTCTGACATCACCTTCTCTGGCTTCTCTCCTCCAATCCCGTCTCACTACCCTGGGCGCTACCACCAGACGGTTTCCACTCTGGTCCACGGTCTGCTTAACATGTCCTACCTCGGCACCACGGGGCCGCCGTCTGGCTTCACCGTGTCTGACGTCCTCACCACTGACTCAAAGGGCTCGCTCATCCACCGCCTGACCTCCCTCGACCCCGTGCACATCCCTGCTGGCTACAAACGCCCCCCCGCCAGCCAGGCCAAAGTGTGGAGGGTGTCCTCGCTACAGCCGCTGTCTCAGGAGCACCTGCAGAACATGTTCCTCTCATGGGATTCGGTGTCCGAGACCCGGATGGCTTATCCTGCGTACCGCCCAGCGCATCGGAGGACCCCTCCCTTCATCCTGCACAACCGGCTGTACTACCTCAGTGCTGTGGAGTGGGCGGCGAGCACCATGGAGATGAGCGCCATCTCCGGCAGGAACGCGGCCCTGCTGGCACACCACCGCTGGCACAGCCAGGTCGACAAAATCGACCAGGAGGACCTGCACACCCGACTTAGAGGGGAACTCTGA